In a genomic window of Gossypium arboreum isolate Shixiya-1 chromosome 7, ASM2569848v2, whole genome shotgun sequence:
- the LOC108473579 gene encoding defensin-like protein 37, whose amino-acid sequence MASLTLKCYFLGLLCLVFFVNIEKGSAGGKVWEAVMGTCSQFKDCNKYCITNGFPLGGFCKTLNPTAPPFCLCKYT is encoded by the exons ATGGCTTCCCTTACACTAAAGTGCTACTTTCTGGGCCTTCTATGCTTGGTCTTCTTCGTCAACATAG AGAAAGGTAGTGCAGGAGGAAAGGTATGGGAAGCAGTGATGGGGACATGTTCACAGTTCAAAGATTGCAATAAGTACTGCATCACCAATGGCTTCCCTTTGGGCGGTTTTTGTAAAACCTTGAATCCAACTGCTCCACCTTTCTGCTTATGCAAATATACGTAG